The following DNA comes from Chryseobacterium gallinarum.
GATGGGAGAAAACTTCGGCTTTGTACTCTTTCGGAACCTTCAGGAACGCGAGTAGCCTCTCATCAGCTGGAAGTTCACTGAGAGTTTCGGCAATATCGGCAGGGTTGAAGATAAGTTCGTCTCTAGAGTTCAAAACGTGAAATTTTAGGATATGCAAAAATAATTCAAATTTTTAAGACTGGCCAATAAACTGGTAAATTTAAGGATTAATTAAAGTCTGAAGCTGTGTAATAAAGAAAAACACCCGCCGGAGCGGATGTTGAAAAATTAAATTTTAAAATGCATGCAGGCCCATTATTCCAAAATAGGCTCACATTGTATTACGGGAGAGGGAAGGCAAAACCCTCCGGTACAGCATTCACCGGGATCACATTGGGGTTCGGTGGTTCTGCATTTTCTGGCCTGAAGGCTTCCTTTGATTTCTTTTTGCTCTTTTCTGCTAAGCTTTTTGAACGTTGTAGCTGACATGGTGACTAATTTTAAGTAAGATTAAAAATATTTCCTAGTCTTCAATACAGGCATATTCCATACAGACGCCCCTGCAGCAGATTCCGATAAAACATGGTCTGGTTTCACTGCATCTTTCAATCAGTCCCCCGTTAATTTGCTTTGCTTTTTCTCTACTGAGTTTCTTTAAATTTTTCATGTGATTTGATTTTATAGGTTTGTTAAGTTTTACTTATTCCAGACAGATGAACGGTGAACAAATTCCATAGCAACACCATCCGGCAGCACATGGGTTGGAATCACTACATCCTGTTAATTTGCTTTGCCTTTTCTCTGCTGCTTATTCAGTAATGATAAGACAGGTAATGGAATGTGTTACCATTATTCCAATGGGCACATTTGTGGACTGCAAATTCCATCACAACACCATCCAACAGTGCATGGACGGGTGATGCTGCATCTGGCAATAACACCTCCGTTAATGTGTTTTGCTGCTTCTCTGCTGATTTTCTTTAAATTTTTCATAGGATTTAGATTTTAATGTTTCACTAAAATAACAAATATTTTTCAATTATTCCTATTTTGGTGAAAATATTGCGTTGGTAGTCAGTATTTTATAGATGTTTTGGAGATATTTAGAAAAATAGAGTAGTGTAAAAGGAAATGCAGCGAATGACAAATTAACGGTAAAGCATGCTTCTGTTTTGAAGCCGGAACTATTATAATCGGTTATAAATACAGTATAAAACGAGCTGTAAAAGACTTCCTAATAATGGATGAATGGTAAAAGCGGTGTGAAATGAAAGGATAATTATGAAAATAGATCGAGAAGCAAATTTTCAAATAAATTTTACAGTTTAATTAAAGCTCTGCCTCTGCAGGTTTTAATTTCCTCAGTTTTTTTATAATTCCTCTTATGGCACCATCGGTACCTATCTTAACGGAATTCACAGTTGATCCCAGCAAACGCATATTTTTTCTGTAAGTGTCATGGTCTGTTTCCGTAACGAGATTCCCATCAGCACTAAAAAGCTTCATGCTCACCACAACCTGATTAGAAAAGACATATTTCCCGAGACCTACTTTGAAATAACGTACTTTAGAAACAATTGCAAAATCGGCATCGTTATTCACACAGTAATCCATAATGGTTTGTTTATCTATGCTGTCAAAAGGAACCTGAACTTCAGCCCGGAGCATTTTGTTTTTTCTCCCGCTGAAATTATCAGTTACAGCATCAAAGAAGGCATTATTGGTAGGCTCTTTTATTTCATCAATATCAGGCTCTACCTCAGGATTGAAGTATAAAACTTTTTTTATTTTGTCCTCAGCATTCCTCTGTGCTTTTACCAAAGTAACGCCTGTCAATAAAAAAGTGATAACTGCTGTAAAGAATATAATTTTTTTCATTTGTAATTCGAATGCAAAACTACTGCCTTTTTGTTGGATTACATACAATTTATTAAGAATTTTTTAACATTTTTTTCTATCAATTTTAATTTATGAAATCATAATGTTTGCAAAATCAAAAAATAGTCGTAATTTTGCACCCGTTACATAATAATCATTAAACAATATTGGAATGTACTTAACAACAGAAAAA
Coding sequences within:
- a CDS encoding bacteriocin-like protein; the encoded protein is MKNLKKISREAAKHINGGVIARCSITRPCTVGWCCDGICSPQMCPLE
- a CDS encoding bacteriocin-like protein, which translates into the protein MKNLKKLSREKAKQINGGLIERCSETRPCFIGICCRGVCMEYACIED